The DNA sequence AAAACATGTATACTGTACATAATCAGGCCATATTTTCATGTTGAAATCCTAAAATCTGAGTCAGATTGTTGGATGTGGTCAGCCCTGGTATTGTTGGAAATTCAATCAGGTGATCTTTCGGCTCTTTGTGCTTTGAGACTGACTGATTTGTGCCTGAGAAACGTTTGTGAACCAAAAGGAATTGCAGTAAAAGTCCCCTGTAAACAAACCCTCACGTGACAGGAAGAACAGCTCGAAGCCGAGCAAGCACAATCCAATATCTGCCCAAATATGTCAGTCCGGTTCCGGTCTACGGCGGCTGCCCATTACGGTTAAGGTGTAATTGTTCATGGCAACAAACAGACACACGCATGCAAGCAGTTCATTCACACCCTCCACAACAACACGATCAATAGCACTATTTGTTCATTCAGTGCAGCGCTGGTGTTGTCGGAGACGTCGATAATCCTGCCGATGGGAATGTGGAAGCGTTACACTGGTGGTGCTTTGTTTATGTCCTTCAAAGAGCAATTGGGAACGGCGTACAGAGAGCTGTGCGTGTGTTGTTGTGCGTTCGCGCAGCTGTTTATGAATGTGTCCTGGAACTGTAGATGCTGTTTTAAACCAATAAAGGGTAATCTAACCAGCCCGTTTCCAGGAACATTCTGGTGCGGTTGCAGGGAAGCTCGTTTCTGCTGAGTCGTTATCAGTCATGTTTGTGAGCTACAGGTGGAGGAGAAGTGCTACCAGCTGACCTAATTTCCTGCTTGGTACTGCTATCAAACCCTGCATTACAGTAACCTGCTACTCCCCATCCCATCAGATATATCTGGCTGTTGTACACTGCAAATGTATcttgtcacattttgtcacatcatgcccaaaaacttgtatttcattgttgttttttgtgacaCGAGAACATGGATTAATGCATCATTTTAAAGTGGGATAAAAGGATGTGGGGTTTTTAGATAGTTTAGAAAGTTTTTTGAAAAGTTTGGCATGTATTTGTTTTCTGGATCCACCTTAAAGCTCGTCGTCTTTTGCAGTATTTACCAGTCTTGCGGTAGTGCTAGAAGCTGACATTTTTGGCCGATTGTTCCTTTGTAAAATtactcaagctcagtcagtttGAATGGAGATTATCTGTGCACATCAGTTTTCCAGTGTTGTCATAGATTtgtattggatttaggtctggagtTTGACTGGTTCATTTCTAACACATTAATATactctgatctaaaccatttaaatgtattaaatcttAATCTCAAGTATTGTGCAGCCTTCTTCCAGTATTACCTTGTATctagctccattcatcttcaagtCTGATCAGAATCCCTgtctctattaaaaaaaacatctccataacatgatgctgccatcaccatatTTCATTCATAGGGATGGTATGCCCCGTATGTTCCTACCAGaccacttcgctctcagactgcaggtctgctggtggttcctagagtctccaaaagtagaatgggaggcagatcctttagctatcaggctcctctcctgtggaaccatcTCCCAGGTTTAGTCTGTGGGGCAGACAcgttgtctacttttaagaattgactgaaaactttcctttttgacaaaacttatagttAGAGCGGCTCCTGAGCTGTCAGTGTAGTTAGGCTGATATAGGCttatgctgctggaggacatcagggtctatttttctcactctgctgactTCTTCTACTGTTCCCCAATTTTGCAGTGTGTTGTTATCATAACTTTTAACTTAATGTTCTctatgtctttttttcttcatagtaggtacacttgGTCTGCCGCTCTGTCAGCTTTGACACCATCCAcgggggcagatcatctgacATTACCCTCACTAACATAAAACGTTTTCCTGAattgttttccatgttttttgtgtctttgctctgtcttttctaacTCAGAGTTGGTCGGCATagatggccattcacactgagcctggttctgctggaggttttcctccctgttaaaggggagttttcctctccactgtcgctttatgcataCTCAGTATGAGGGGAAAGACAGTAACAATGCAGAtgagacgactgtccctgtgactctacgctctttcatgaggagtgaatgttgcttgtcaagactcgatgcaatctgctgagtttccttaaataggaaacttttgaccaatctgtctggatgatttgaactttgtaaagtgccttgagatgacatgttgaattagtgctatataaataaaattttatagaTCTGAATGTTCAAGATAATGCACTGTGCTACTTTTTGACCATATATAACACTTGGCATGTGGGccagaaagtttatttttggtctcacctgaccagagcacctttttccacatgttttccACATAAATTATGGAAAGCTATATTAACACCAGATGTACGGAGTGCATAACAAACACTGATCTGGTCAATAATTCCTATCACCTGAGCTTTGGAGTTTCTCAGCAGTTACTATTATTATGTCTTGTGCTTCTTCTGTTCTTCAATTTAGCAGGACAACCTTGTCTGGGCTGGTTGGTAGTTCCTTTCCAGTTTTGGATATTGAATCAGAACAGCGCTTGGGATTTTGTTTCACAACCTCattctttttttgaaaatttcagTTACTAGTTGGATGGCAATTTGGATTTGGATATATTTTGTGTGTCAGATTAAAGACAGCTAAATGCCAATATATGCCATGGGTTACTGTTTGTAAAGAAACTGAGAACCATGTATAGCTTTCCTTTTGTCTCACAGTTATTTAgtagtttgtgtttttccatGCCATAAAATCATCAGTTAAAACACACTGAAGAAGAGGCTGAAActtggcaaaatgtgaaaaggtttaaggagGATAACTGTTTTTAAGGCACAGTCAATTTCCAGACCTCTCATGGTGAAAAGGTAGTGATTCTCAACTTGGGCCAAAGGAAATGGCTGTACAGGGGCTCaacaaatatgaataaaaatgtgtttgaaccAGAAACCAACACTGTTTGGTGAATGGTTCAGCCTCTGCCACGTCAGATGGCTTTCCTGTGTAGACAAACTGGATCCAAATAAATGAAAGTGTTCCCTGTCATCACATGCCCAGTGGTTTTCCCTCCAGTTAATGCTGCTGAGCAATTCAATCTAACTAGGTGATAAGGCTCATCCctgtgataaaaacaaaatgtttaaaagattaATTTTAAGATCCTGACAGATGCCTTTACCTTGTTTTGTTGCAGTGCATGTGGGGGCTCGTTGTGTAAGGTGAGCGTACACATGCCTGTGGGGGATTATGTGGCTAGTTGTGGCTCACCAGGGATTTCTGATTTAATGGATTCGCCAGTGTAGGCTTTTAACAGCTCAACACTTGGATCACTGATTAATTTGGTCTCTTTGATTAAGGATCAGTATTTGCTGTTATTAGGACCATAGCTAATCATTCGAGAAGCTGCAGAGGCCCAAAGCTGCAACAAGCAATCTGTGTCTGCTTGGACAATGGTACCATGGCTTGCCATGGTTAATGTGGTTAAGATGATGTGACCTTTCCGTTACGCCTTCAGTTTCACTCAAAGAACAAGTCCAACTCTCCGTAGTGCTTTCCCATTGTTCGTCACTGAATGTCTCAGAACAAAAGCCACATCGAGGAATTCCATTAACATTTTCTGTCACCATTTATTAATTCACCAAATACAGTGAAAATGGCATCATAATATACAATGACTCATTCTTAGAATGTCatgacatttttgttgcttttttgcttcataaaacaatgttttttaatatttgaaaatattaaGGTTTCATGCACAACCAACCATTTGTCGAAAAGTatggtacaaaataaaataagtcaaacaaagcaaacaaaaaaagaaaaaacttgtcATGTTCAAAATAGGTCAAATAACAACGCGTTATTTGTGGATACTCGTAAACAGTGCAATATACTCTAAAACTGCCATATTTTTCTAACAAATTCAACGAAGCTGAACTCACAGTATACAATTTCTTAATAATAGTTTAACATTGATGTGTGCAAAAAACCCAGACACATTCagtaagtctttaaaaaaatgcctgaCCTTTGATATAGAACGAGACCGGTCCACTAAACTCTGAGATTTACCGGTGTGAGGCCCAGTCCCATTAATCAAACCCTCTCTGAAGTACAAATATCATTGTTGATGAACCGTAAGACGATAGACTAGCATATAATTCAAATAACAAATATTTagatataaaaatacaaatatgacttttttgttgttgttggtaaAAAGAAGCTTGCTAGGGATACGAGTTGCGGCGCCTGCGTTGGCACCAGAATGGGACACTTCATGCAAAATAGATGGAGGCAAAAAGAAATGAGTAATTGCAAAATTACATCTTCAAACTACATTTTCCCCATCATTTTCGCGACtaacattttaatcatttactGGGATTTCCACATTTCTGCCGGCCTCTGTAGATAtctgaataaatgcaaaaaaaataaataaaaataaagatgaaagagaaaaaaaatgagataTGTGCAGGTGTAAATTAGCTACATGGAGGTGCCGTCCTGCACCATTCACCAATGAACAATGTGGCCTGTTTCTCTGCTGTTTGGACGCAGAAACATACAGGGAAGGGTGGGTTCTACTACAGAAGATATCAACATTGCACCATCCTCGGATAATATGTCTTTATACATACAATGAGTCTCCTTTATTTAATAAGGTTTGGTtgatctgttctttttttttttttccttgtagaAGCATTAGCAGCAACAGGGGATGCATTGGCTCGGTGCTGAAAGGACAGCTCCCTTAAAATGCGCCGTGGCTGACTGGATCAACAAAACAAAGCCTAAAGGGCTGAGGAAGGAAGGGGGAGGGGGACGTTTAAGAGCTTATAGCTTTACCTACTATACAACTTATTGAAATGGGGCTGGGATTTAGCTTCGCCCTCTATAGTTGCAGGGTTTTGTTGCTTACAGcgctttttaatatttctagAAAGAAACGGAAAGAGATGATCGCGAAGGAAAATGACAAGTTCATCCATCATTTTAAGTCAGCAGAGGATGAGATACACAGCAGCCATCTCAACATCCTGCTGCGCACCAGTAGTTAAAATCGGGATTCTTTTTGAAGAATTGCCAGCAATCCCACGATAAATCTTGGTCTTtaatttttccccctcttccagAGTCCGCCAGGCTTTCTTCAcctctttcttccttttctccCCCGCCAAGCCTTGTCCATTccccttctttttttccactctcCTTTCATCATCCCCGTCCTTTGCTCAGAGCTGCccgtgttttttcccccttctctctctcgctctcctgCAATCCTCGAACATGCACAGCCGACAAGTGCTTCAAATCGGGTGATCgaaaattaaaaaagtctgCAAGGCCATCGGGGACGCTTTAAACGCCAGGTGAGGACTTGTCCGTCATTCCCTTCAGGACCTCGTCTATTCGGTCGTCCTCGATGACCACTGTGGATGTGgggagaggaggaaaaagatggatggaaatgtttagatcaaagcagctCAAATTCAACATTGCTTTATGACAACACCACAGATGTTTCCCCCTTATCTGTATGTTTGTGGCGAACGACGTACCCAAACTGGATGCTGGCACATAATGTGGCTAAGGCGCGCATTTTTAATGGCACAGAGACAGCCTTTTATCCTTAAGGTTTAATAAAGAGTGCCTACAGGGTGTGACCCTGCCTGCACGGAGATAATCTCCTGCCTATGTAAACAGAATGCCACCTATAACAAAGACGACTTTGCGCACTGATCGGCGTGGCTGGAATATTCCAGACGCATCGATGCATTtagactattttttttcttttttgcacattttgcatctttTCTCACGTTATAACAAGCTCGTGATGTTAAAAATCCCTCACCGTGCTTGGCTCTGCCGATCTGTCCCAGCTTTGGGGGTCTTTTCGCCTGCGACGCAGCGAAGAAGGCGCTTGTGTCCTGCAGTCCGCAGCTAAAGGACATCTGGTTGACCTCGCTGTCCGCCCCGTAGCCGCTCATTTTACCCTCGTTGTATGGCAGCACTTCGGACATCGCGACACGTACAAGAAGAGCGACACGcgtggaaaagaaaacaagcaacGCAGAGTAGTCTTCCTTCCTCGGGAGATTTAGATCCCAGTTCGCACAAGTTGCAGCCGTGTGTCTCCCGCAAAGGGGGGTTTCTTCTCTGAGAGTGAGAGCCGGTGCGTTGAGGTCTCTGGATGCGgtgcagctgcagtcagagatGGTGTCTGTGCGtgaagggggagagagagagagagacagatagagagagagagagggagagaggaaggCAAAGAGGGAGCTGCGTTCAGTTGTGCTGCTGGCTGATGTCTGGCGAGAGATGTGGGAGATCCCGAGATCATAAAGGAAACCCAGGCAGAGCGGTGAAGTCATCCATCCGGGGTTGGTGCGCGAGAGCGTGCGCGTGCCTAcatggggttgggggggggggggggggggggggtagtcgGAGTGATCGAGGAGCAACAGTGACCCCatcaggaaacagagcaaaCAGCTGCGGTACATGTCAGGCCTGGAAACgtagattttctttcttcttctggaTGACCTCGGCATCGGTTTTGTACATCAGGCAGAACGCAAAAAGCCCTCCACTCGGATGCCTGTGCGTTTTCATCGCTGCCAGCCACAGTGGTAAATGGACCGGAGTGTAATGCATAAAGCGTCCAATGCACATTTTACTCTTCACCTCTAAAAATCGCCAACTTTCACGCTTTCCATTATAATTTATGAAAATGCACCCacacaaaaacactttaatataACTGATTCTGACTGAGTCAATAATTTGGTAAATTAGCTATGGGTAAACAGCTACTCAGCCACAGAGGGGTAGGCCACGTAAAGTGATGGAGCTGAAGCACATAGCGCGCAGAGGTCACCGACTTTGTACAGAGTCAATCGCTACAGACCTCCAAATTTAATTTGGCCTTCAAATTAGCTCAAGAGGTGTGCATAGAGAgctttatgggttgggttctcaTGGCCAAGCAGTTGCATCCGAGCAGCATCCAACCTCAATGTGCGTATATCACCAAGTTCTATTCAAAATGTTGGATGCAGTGGTGTAATGCATGCCGCCACTGGACTCTAGAGCAGTGGCGGCATGCTCTCTGGAGTGACAAATCGCACTTCTTCGTCTGGCTATCAGATGGATGAATCTGGGTTGGGCGGTTGCCAGGAAACGGAACATGTTTGACTGTGCCAGGTGTAAAGTCTGGTGGAGGGGGGGATTCaggtaaaggttttttttaggaGCATACCAAGAGAGACAAGTCCATGCTCctaactttgtgggaacagtctGAAGATGCCCCCTTCCTCTTCCACCATTACTGTGAGccagtgcacaaagcaaggtccataaagatGTGGAGGAGAGAGACAGTCTGGTGTGGATGACCTTGACCAGCCTGCATAGAGTCCTGACTTCAACCTGATAGAGCACATTTTGCACCAATTGGAGACCTTTTGATCCAACAACAGTGTTTGACCGCGTAAAAGCACTTCTGGAAGAACGGTCTAAAATTCCCATAGACACACTCCACAATCTTGTGGATATCTTTCCCATGAGAGTTGAAGCTGTTTTACCTGCAAAGGGTGGACCAACGTCATGTTGAACCCTGTCGATTAAGAATGGGATGTCACTTAATTCAATGGGAGTTAAGTGTTACATATGTTAATCGTTGACAAACAGAGCTCTGTATCACCTGCCTGAAGGTAGAGGTTTGAACACATCATGGTCTTCGGGGATGTTGGCTGCTCGTTTCCTTTCTCCATAGCCTGTGCCAGTCATGGATGGAGGTAAGAAGAGCACCAATGATCTTCTCTGCTGAACTTGTTATTCACTGGAGCATTGTCAATCTTTCACAGCTAAGACTGGGTATGAACACAGCTCTGTTagcatttaaaaagaacatttaaaaaaaaaaaaagtctttcagtTCATGCCAAAGTTTGTGCGTGACAACTCAAAGTTGACATATGTTGAACATAAATTGACAGTGAAAATGGCTTTTTGGTGTTGGATGGTACACATTGTGTTGCAGAAATCATTACAATTTCTTTATGAACGTTTGTAGTTTGATAAACAGTCACCAGGTTTTGAATTAAACCATTTCTCAAAAACAACATCCTTGTTAAAAGCACATTATTGGGTTCTAAgcttttctttgcaaattttaaccgaaacaaaaaaaatccccctCTGGAACAAGATGCTACCTTCAAAGATAATTTTTTCCACAACAAAAAAGGATTAATTGTAGCTCTTATCTCATAAACTATCATCAGATGTCACAAATCTTTCTCTGCATCAGGGTGTTTTTCTCCTGTGATGACAAATATCCCTCTCCTTCATAAGCTATGGCCCTCTGCCATCAATGACCAGAGGCTCTTTCTAAGCAAAGACTGGGgactaatttgttttctttcgtGACAGATTTCAGGGATATTGGGTAAAATTTGACCTGCTGCCTCAGAGGCtctcttttttacttttctctttaGTGATGCATGGCCCTGTGCATTTCACGTCTGAGCACAGCTGATGTTCCTCCATCGTCCCATGGTCCCGTTTCTCCTTCTCTGCTGTGATAGCAGGTAGCAGTTGTTAATGATCCACCTCACTCTATGAGCCCCGTCGTCTCTGACAAGGTCAGCCACCCTGACGGAGACGAACAGATGTGTGTGTACGCcgatgtgtgcgtgtgtgtgctcTCGAAGCACTGCTTCCAATTATAAATGAATCATTGTGCTGAGTCACttactacccccccccctcccccttcccCCTGTATCGCTCCAATAGCAGACCTGGCACtgaactacacacacacacacacacacacacacacacacacacacacacacacacacacacacacacacacacacacacacacacacacacacacacacacttgtgtAAACACATTGAGTTCCTTCTGGAGGAACACTATAGCTGAGGGAAAACACCAATAACAAGCCCAGAGCCAAGAGCCAGGATCAATTtgtccctgtgtgtgtgtgtgtgtgtgtgtgtgtgtgtgtgtgtgtgtgtgtgtgtgtgtgtgtgtgtgtgtgtgtgtgtgtgtgtgtatctaaggtttactagtaaagtgaggactttttccttgggctaggggttagcctttaggtttagggttaggtcACAGAAAAACTTGAAATGAATGGATGTCAATGGAAGTAAAAGCacagtcctcactttgtattttacacaaggatgtgtgtgtatgtgttcttgtacttgtaGCTGCGCGagaacattttttgctcatttcacCAGTAAACTTTTTTCTGTGCTAGGGCTTAGGTTTAACACTAAGGTGTCAGTTAGGTTTAAGTTAGGATCAGGTAT is a window from the Fundulus heteroclitus isolate FHET01 unplaced genomic scaffold, MU-UCD_Fhet_4.1 scaffold_419, whole genome shotgun sequence genome containing:
- the LOC118556037 gene encoding uncharacterized protein LOC118556037, with the translated sequence MTSPLCLGFLYDLGISHISRQTSASSTTERSSLFAFLSPSLSLYLSLSLSPPSRTDTISDCSCTASRDLNAPALTLREETPLCGRHTAATCANWDLNLPRKEDYSALLVFFSTRVALLVRVAMSEVLPYNEGKMSGYGADSEVNQMSFSCGLQDTSAFFAASQAKRPPKLGQIGRAKHVVIEDDRIDEVLKGMTDKSSPGV